The sequence below is a genomic window from Dromaius novaehollandiae isolate bDroNov1 chromosome 7, bDroNov1.hap1, whole genome shotgun sequence.
AAACTGGCATCTGAAGCATAAGACTCCCCTGTGACAACTCCCAGACAACATCACAACTCCTGAAAGTTCTGCATTCAAGGAGCGAAGGTATGATCCACTTTGAGTAACTCTTTTTAATGACATCTTAAACACCATAATCCAGCAGTCATTCTGACCAGTCTCTAAAGAATGTGTTGAGGCACTTTGTGGCTACAGAGCGAAAGGGTTGGCATGAATTGTGATATCTTTAATGCGAACATCATTAAGAGGTCGGTAGGTTTTTTCATTCACAGGCAGCTTCTCTAGCTCATCCAGGGTCTCCAAGCCATCAATAactctgaaagaaaagcagaactgctAGGAAGCTCCTTCTAATGAATGATTTAACTTTCACACTTGAGGTATCTCAAAGTACTTTACAGAGAGTGAAGTACCACGGTGCAAGCGCTTGCCAAGCAAATGATACGAATAAGGCAGCCAAAACCCTGTATGTAGTATTATAACCTATACTGAAAGAGAATTTTAAGCATCCGTGAGAGATTCTGATAAACAATACAAGTAATTCCCACTGACAGTATCATATTTTATACCAACCATAGCTATAAGGACCCTGGCTCCACTTACTGGCAGGCCAGACTGACCGATCACAGTATAGGTTTAACTAGTAGCAAGATATTGGTCATACCAGACTTCACTGTGAACTACTGAAATTCCATATCTGGAAAAATCAGTTTCCAAATGTGAGATTACTAACGTGCCTCAAAGGCAAGATTGGAATGACCACTAGTAACTGTGGAATGACCACTAGTAACTGTGTAAACCTAATGGCACAAATGCATTTAAGGCTTTCTGATTCCTGTTCAGGCTGAAGTGGCAAGAGAAATTATTCTAATAAACCCCTTaccttttcagtttaaataatTAGCTCTGCTAAATTTTGACAGTTTAGTACCCCAGGAATGGACTTGGCAGAATACATGCCATGCTCAATTCACCATCACATTCATCAGTTCTTCGAATCTAGGATGCTGGACTGTGGCTGGAGCATGGACTTGTATTCTGCTCAGCTGATTCTGCAACTAGGGCAACAGTTATCTTCGACTGTCACAGAAAACCTAGCAAAGTTTATCTATCAGAGCCCCTACTCTTTTGTGAGAAAGAGACATCTAAAAAACTACTTTCAAATCACACTTCTAAACAAACTCAGAGATGAAAGAACACTTATGCTTACATGCCTATAAACAATACAAGTGGTAAAAATGCAGATTTCACTTgcttactttaaatatttaactctATTTGATGAAGGCAATTTTTGCTCAAAAGATTCACTTGCACACAAGAGGCCTTTCAgcaacaagcaaaagcaaagccattaccATGGTTTTGAGATAGAAAAATAGCAGCAAGATGGAGTTGGTCTTTTTTGTACTAGCCATTCCAACTTGCCTTCTCACCCATGCCTAAATGGGTGCAAGCTGGAGTGGCTagtacaaaaaaacccagctccaTTCttgatattatttttaatatgcctATTTCCACTGAATTTCCTACTACTAGTAAAAAAATGGAGCAGTATTTTGGGTCAACTAATTCTGGTGACAATGCAAGatcatacatttatatatacacgTCCACGATTTTAAAGACTTTTGCTGTTTAAGTTTCTAAATTTGCATTGCACGTGCCCTGAAACATTGAGATCCTTCACACACTCCGACGAGGAGGCATATGGTTGGATCACTCACTTCCCAAAGACAGTATATTTCATATCCAGGTGCGGTTGCTTGGCATAAGTGATGAAGAACTGTGATCCATTGGTATTTGGACCATTGTTTGCCATTGAAACAACTCCACGGACACTGTgctgaaagaagggaaaaaaaacctcagtatGAGTATGTACTGTGAAAGCTGGATTTCAACTGTACAAAGGACTTAATGACTTAGTACTCCCCCTCAATATCATTAGTAAAAACAAATCTTGGCTGCTAATATATTCCATCACCACCCATAATTAGCTCTTCAAATCTGCTCTTACAATGCAAAATGACTTCTTTACCCACAGTGAATGAAAAATACCTTGTTACAAATTCTTCCtacttctgttttcagtgatGAGGACCCTCAAATCTAACTTGTGAAGTACAGAAATGCCTGTTCCTATTTCAATAACAAGCTTTAATAACATCCCTCCACTGTGGGCTTATACTTTATTTCACAATTACAAGACAGGTATTTAATCCAGGGCAACACAACGTTGATCATTCTCCAACCTGTAACAAAAATGTATGTGAAAACATAACTGCATATTGAAAGCACAGAAATACCTTCAGGTATTCACTGAATTCATCTTCAAACTTCCTGCCCCAGATGCTGTTACCTCCTTTCCCAGTACCTGACAAAGAAGTACCACAATAAATTATTGGATTCTCAGactgaaaaattcagaaattacGTATCATTCTAACATGTTACAGGAAACACACTAGAAAGACTATAAATTGCTTGAGGCAGGGATAAGGTTCTCATGTCTTGGTACTGAGCAGAACACTAAATAATATAAACAACGACTACTAAGTAGCAGAACAAAAGACTGAGATATTCTCAAATTCAATTCAGTATGAGTGCAGATAGACACACAGGTGAATCAGACTTTCTCCTGAACAGCTGACACTGTCTGGGCCATTTCCCAAAATGCTGAAGAGACTTTTTAGAGGCAGTGTAACCTTTCAGGCAGAAACCAGAGTAGCAACTACTGCCTGTGCAAGTGCTGGTAAGTCAGCAGAACCATCATATTCAgtgaaaacagctggaaaaattAAAGCCTGTACAATGCTTTACCACTGCATGATTATTTAGAGCTAGAGTAATGGCTGCTCTTCTGTAAACTCACCAGAGCAAACTAGTTACATCATAAAACCCTCTGTCAACAATACAGTAGTTCTTATGTTCCGTCCCATCCCTGTATATTTCTCTACATACAGACCCTGAGAGAAGGATTTACCTAATGGATCTCCTGTCTGAACCATGAAGCCCTTTATGTTCCGGTGAAATACGCAGCCGTTGTAGTAGTTACTAGCACAAAGCGCCAGGAAATTCTaaggaaataaaacacagcatattAACAAACAACTCAGAAATAATATCCTCTGTAGCTAAAACCACAGCACTGGTAAAGACTAGGTCTTCTGACTTTGCTTTGCACTGTGAGCATGTCACAGCATTAGTCAACTGCCCCAGCCTATTGTTGGCTATTAAAAGATACAAATAACCCTCAGgcctcttccttcccttttcagGGCTTgccatagttaaaaaaaaacagtaccaAATCCAATAAGAATAGTCTACATGTTACATGAAAATCAACAAAGCAACACAGATGCTGCCTACATAGAGCATCACAGAGAAGATGGATCTGATGGGGGCTTCATAAACATTCTCCTTCAGTTCAGTGCAGGAACATGTATCTTTTTTAAAGGACCTCTGTACCTTAGATAGCCGATGAACCATTATTTGGATATGGACAAATATTGTTCACCATTTTGCGAGGAAAATGCCCTTCAAGATAAACTCActatttcactgaaatttaaATTTGGGCAGCCCAGAATGTAAGATGAAAGTTTCGCAGCTGAAACCAGGAATTTTGAACTAAATAGTATTTATCCTGGTTTAAGGAAAGCCTTCAACTATAGAATTACAAAATGAAGCAAGAAGTTCTTTTAAAAGTTACTTTGACATAATAACCTCTAAAACTACCATTAAAACATCATGTGTGGTATCTATAACCAAAACAGAAATGGCTGTAAAAAAAGCCATGAGAAAAGTCTTTTACAATATGCAGTTTCACGGGATCACAGTTTGTGtttagtgctcctgtt
It includes:
- the PPIL3 gene encoding peptidyl-prolyl cis-trans isomerase-like 3, with product MAVTLHTDVGDIKIELFCERTPKTCENFLALCASNYYNGCVFHRNIKGFMVQTGDPLGTGKGGNSIWGRKFEDEFSEYLKHSVRGVVSMANNGPNTNGSQFFITYAKQPHLDMKYTVFGKVIDGLETLDELEKLPVNEKTYRPLNDVRIKDITIHANPFAL